In Vibrio chagasii, the sequence ATTATGTCTGCAGGCCTAGCCGTTGTGTGCGGTGTTAACTTACCGCTGGCTGTCGCTCTCGTTTGGATCAGTAACCCCGTAACCATGCCCGTCTTGTTCTACTTTGCTTATAAAGTAGGTGCATTCGTTATGCATGTTCCGCCGCAAGCCTTTCACTTCGAACTGTCTTGGGACTTTATCTTGGCGCAAATGAGCACCATCGGACCTCCGTTCCTATTGGGCTGCATGATTTGTGGTGTGATTTCAGCAATGATTGGTTATTTCGGTATTCGTGGCTTATGGCGCTACTCAGTAGTAAGAAGCTGGAAGAAACGACAAGCAAGATAGTGAATCTATACTGACGCGCTCTCCACTTTTAATGGATAGCGACCAAAATCAGACAAGTTATAAGCCATTAGGTGATAGGCATGTAATGGAAGTCTTAGATAATACAGTTTGAATTCAATAAAAAAGGATCCCCAAAGGGATCCTTTTTTGTATCTGTCGAAATAATAGATTGGTTATTTGGAGCTCAACACAGAAGCTGGATTTAACTTCGCAGCTCGCGATGCTGGGTACCATGTCGCCAGCAGACTTAAAGCAATTGCAGTACCTGATACCACAACGACATCCATCATATTCAGTTGTGATGGCAAGAA encodes:
- a CDS encoding DUF2062 domain-containing protein, giving the protein MPRKFIKRFMPDHELIKRQKALKVFGNVLYNPNLWCLNRRSAAGAFAVGLFMAFVPLPSQMIMSAGLAVVCGVNLPLAVALVWISNPVTMPVLFYFAYKVGAFVMHVPPQAFHFELSWDFILAQMSTIGPPFLLGCMICGVISAMIGYFGIRGLWRYSVVRSWKKRQAR